In bacterium, the genomic stretch CTTCAGAACGATTGACGCATTCTCCAATATCCGTTGAAAAGAATAGTCTGCCATCGCGTGTGTTGCGTTCAACTATCTCTTCAAGTCCGGGTTCATAAATCGGCATCCTACCGGAGTTTAGCATATCAATCTTGTTACTATCCGTATCAGCACAGTAGACCATGTATCCAAGATCGGCAAATACGGCGCCCGTCACCAGACCAACGTATCCGGCGCCAATTATACAAAGCTTCATTGTCTCTATTTCCTAACGCGGCTCTCCCGCTATTAAATGGTTATCTTTAACTAGGAGGCAAACTCGGCAATATAGCTAAAATTGTAATTGTGCTGTCTATATGCATCAACACAACTATTGTGCAGACAGACATTATTGTTCGTCAACGCCAGAGTTCGCGTGAAATCTCGGCTTTATAATGCCAGGTGTCAGCTCAGTTGTTTTTTCCGTGCATTAGCTATCAATATACCATTGGTTAATGCTTCTTCAACAGGGAAATTGATCCCTTCCCTGCTCTGCCCGCAGTATCAATTATCGCCGTTGCCGCCGCTATCTTTAGGTTGCAGCCCATAACCTACCAATGCTAGATATACGTAGGAATATGCAAACACGGTTCCCTGCGAGGCCGAATTTACCTCATGTACCGACTCATTTTACCTTTGCACGAAACGTCCGAACCCCACTCCCATTGGCAAGGATAGACGACACTGTCCAGACAACAGTGTTTGTAGAGGAATAGTAATGCCCACCGGTCTTCTCAGCGCTTCCTGCAACATATGTCATCTGATCAGGAACAACAACCTGAACTCTAACATTCTTGAGCGCGGCACTGCCTGTATTTTTGTACGTTACAGTAACGCTAACCGTCTGACCGGGAGTTACACTTTCGTTTGAAACCAAAAGTGTAACACTCAATGTCTGACGCTGCAGGAAAATCCGACCTGTATGTGGTTGTAGGCTGATCTTGGTCCCTTTCGGTACTAAATTTCCGGACTCGTCAATCGCATCAAAATCAACCGTAAATTTTCGCACTGCAGCAGTGTTTGCGTTGACAACAACAATTCCTCCTACTCCTCCACTGTCGTTAGCCTTGTACTGTCGCCATCGGCAGTAGGAATCACCCAAATTTGCAGTATGTGCGCCAGTAGGGTCACCGAGACTCTGGGTGATTGAGTAATCCATGTCGGCGTAGTAATTGTATGCTGCATCAGAAGATACAATGCCGCACGAAAACACAGTCCAATCATTTTGCGCAAGCAGATAACTGCACAGGCCAAAGTGCAGCCACCCATCAAGACCGTACGCAGGATCATTGGTTGAATCGGCACCGCGTACGTTTACGAACAGCATTTTTCTCTGATCACTTGATAATGCCTGTTCTCCCGTAGCTGTATTCCAATTTTTTACTGCATCCATATCCGACAAACACTGCAGCCAGTAAATGTTGTCGTAATTGTTTCTGGCTACAGACGAGGTAAAAGGAGAGAAAAAAGCCCATTCTTGGAATGTAGCATTAGGTGTATTGGTAGTACTGTTAGCCGTATAACCGTCAGATTCGGTGTATGCATTGTTCGGTTTCCAAAAAGGGTACATATAGATAATTCCCTGACCCGATTCAAGAAATTGCCTGCAACCATTTTTAATTACCTGAAGACCTGCAGAATGCAGTTGCGGTACAGTACCATGAAGAAAGCTCTGGATATCCCAAGCCTTAATCTCCGGTTTGGTAATGGGAACATCTGTGTTCGAGGGATCTCTGGCCACTTCCTCAAGATTGTCTATATATATACCATCAAGATTGGTTGAACCAATACGTTCCATCAGGTTATTTACCCATTGATTCTGATAAGTAGCAAGATAATGTTTCGCATAAAATGAATTTGTAAATACCGGGCTGCAAACAAAAACGTTCGACTTAATGCCATTTGTATACAACCACTCCGGATGCTTATTAACAACATAACAATATCCCAACGGTGAACTACAACAGTAGCTATCATATGCGCCGCCGTATGTTTTTATTACGTCACTCGTTTGATACATGTAAACCTTGGTTGAAGAATTAAGAGACCTAATCTTTTGTATATAATTCAATGTCGAATCATCTGCCATTATTAGGTAATCATAGTTCTGAACAGCTTCGAACTCGTTCCAACGACACGGGTGCCAGAACATAGCAGCTGTTTTGATCGATCTATATCTAGACATGGAAAGCATGTCATAATCGCTGCTGCCCGATCTTACTACATAAACATGTGCTCCATCAACATATGCTCCTGGCTGTGCGGAGAAATTTCTTAGATCTGCATAAACAAATATCTCTGCAATCACCCTGGATTCCCCTTCGGTGACAGTAAGCGATGCCTCGACCGACTTGGCCGTTTCGGATGCATCGATATACTTAACCACTTGGTCAGTGGCAGTACGTATCCTTATCCAATATTTCGCATTGGTGGATTTGTAGTCGGACATCTTGACTTGATCGATTTTGAAGACAACCTTGTCACCATCGTGAAAAAATGAGCTTCCGTGTTGGTCTTTAAAAGCAACAGCAGACAATCCACACCAACCAGCGATTCCAGGTCCCTTCAGCCCAAAATACTGACACTTTGACCCATTAATTCCCGATGATACAAGTTTGTATGTCAGTTTGTTGCCTATGGGATCGATTTCCTCGCTTGAAGTTCGCTCCCAGCCTATAGCCACAGTATCGTTGGCTGTCGGAATGCTATAACCGGGCCAAGTTGTTACGTAGTCATACGCACTTGTGCCGGTATACGAAGAATCCCATCTGGTAACTATATCTGCAGCCTCGAAGTCTGACCACCCCTGCAAAAGATCTAGACGTGTACCATCACAATAACCAAAGCAGCAAAACACAAGCAACGATACCAGGAACACTGGAACCAAGGCATGGCGTATCATAACAGGCACCTCCGCATGTTTAGTCGCATAATCAATCATACATCATTATGCCCTGATTTGTGCCATATGACTTTTAGAGAATTGCTTTTGCACAACCTTTTTCCGTTGTATCGGACCTAAGCCGTCCTGAAGGTGTTGATATTTAGCACTCTTGTGCCTATAATCAAATGTCTGAACAATTACGACAAAGGCTTCTGATAAGTTTTTCGTCATTTCCAAGGACTAATTATTAATGAACATTGCACACAGAGTAAAAAATATGCTGAATGGAAGCAAATTTAACCTGTTGCCCAAGCAATCTTTACCTTACCTTAGAAGATCAGCCGCCTTGGTTTGGCGCAAGTTTTGGCGTGCATTGATAATTATATCGGGTCTGTTGCTATTTGTTGGAGCACAGTTATTACTGGCACGAGGGATTAATAATTGGAGCAGTTACTGGTACTTAATTATACTTGCAGGAGTCGCCATTTTATCCATTATTATTGCGGCAAAGAATTCGGCTTTTATGCTTGCTACATGGCTCGTGCTTGTACCATGGACTTGGTATTTTCCACTAAAGCCGCATAAATACTATCTGCAGTTCGATCTTCTGATTATGGCATTGCTGACTATGATCGCCATCCCAAAATTTTTAGTTTATCGACAGAAAATAGCGCGGCCGACTATTACTGAAATACTGTTGATTTTGTCTGTCTTGTGGTGCAATGTGTGGCCCCTCATCAGACTTGGTACAGGATCAGCGAAACCTCATGCAGCCATCTTGCAATTAATTCTTGTTCCTGGCATCATCTATTTTCTAGCTAAGGTGACGCTTGAAAATGAAAAACAGATAAAACTGATGATTGGAGCAATTTGCGTAATTGGACTCCTATGGACCGTATCCGGATTCTATGAGCACTATACAGGATATCAGTGGCATAGTGCAATAACTGGAAATCCAGTACTTCTGAAGTGGCAAGATGTCGCGCGGGGACGCGCCGTAGGCCCATCTGACAGCCAGGTCGCTCCCGGCACCGTACTTTGTGCTGGACTACTAGCTTTTCTCCATGTAATGAGCTTTGTGAAAAAGAAATGGATTTTAGTATGTGGTTACATAGTTGTCGCCTGCATATCAATAGCCGTGTTCTTTACGTATACCCGTACGTCATACGGCGGATACGCTGTCGGATTGATTGTTGCATTTCTGATCTCAAAAGGCAGACGGCGCCAATATAGCATAATGCTGACAGCAATTGCAATTATCGCTTTATTCACAATACCAAAACTGATGCTCGATCCAGAATTCAATGTTCGAATGTCGGATCCGGAGAATTACTATGGGCGCGTTGCTATGACAAGAACGTTGATAAATATGATTGATGACAACTTCTGGTTGGGTATTGGCGATTTCAGAAACGAAAACTATACTGCCGTAATGGAAAAATACGTAAGTTCGTGGGAACATCCAAGACTTGGGGAAGATAAAAAACTGGCATTTCCCGACAATAATTACCTGCTCGTCTTTGCTGTAAATGGCGTCTTTGGATTCATCTTCCACTTCGGGGCTATACTCGCCTTCATCGTAGCCATCTCCAGACTTAGAAATGAACTGCCCACCGAAGGTTTATTGGGACACAATCTTGCGTCAGTTACATTGGCCTACTCGGCCGTGGTGTTGATTGCTATGACGGTCACACAGCTGCAGTCACAGCCTTACCTCTATTACTTGATGTTCGTCATGTACGCCATGGTATTTCGTGCAAAAGAACTACAAGACACCAAACAAAGTCAAAGTGCAGATACAGTCTCTGTTCCCGCGCTAGCTGAAGCTGCAAAGCAAGAATCTTAATGGGAAATAGCTGAGTAAACATGTTTTACACATGGCATTGCTGAACGAAGCATCATCCGTCCAAACCTCGTGAGTCCGGTAATTCTGTGAGACTTTATTGCATCTTCATAAATTGCACTGTATTGATTACACATTGCCGCCGCCGTGTGGTTTTCTAGAACGTGATTGATCGCGTTTTCTGACACGGTTTCATAATCCTGGTAAAGCCAATCAATGCCGTCAGCTATCGCTTCCACGCCTCCATCTCTACTGTAGATAAATCCTGTTTGCATATGCTTCACTATTTCAGGTATTCCACCTACGGACGGAGCTATTACTGGACAACCACACGCTTGCGCCTCTATCATGTTCATCGGACAAGCCTCCAACCGGGAGGTCGAAAGTAGAAATCCACCAGATGCCGCAATCGATCTGTAGAAATTTGGCATTTCTGTCCACGGCATCCGGTAATTGACCTGCGCGCTGCGGGGGAGCCAGTTGCCGGATTCGTGATTGGCCGGCGAACCGTCAGCAACTATCACTTGAAAATTCCGGGCAGACGAATGCAGCGAAATAGCTACAAGACCAGCAAAATCTTTTACTCCATCATTACTTCTGCCGACCCAACCCAATATTGGCTTTTGTATGGACTTATTAGCTGGGGGAAAAAAGATTGATGTGTCTATCCCATTGTAGATAACTTCAAGCTTGCTCGTACACTTATTTTCGATGCTGTTCGCAACAGCTCTAGACACGGCTATTACATAATCGGCATGAAGCAAATCATCACATGAACCCATAGCGTGAGATGTCTCAACTATAGGACCGCGGTAAAGCGAACAGAAAAGCAGTTTTCGCACCCAGCTTGCGGCATGACTGGTCACATGGATAATGTCATACTTCTCTTTCAGCAGTACATCGACCAACAGATTATGTTTCACGAACATCACTCTGCATACATTTTGAAACTGGCTGGCTGCCCCAAAGTCATTTCTGAAAAAGACATCGGCTTCTATTCCCACCTTGCGTTGCTCTCTGATAAGAGTAGCAAGAAAGCTTTCAGCGCCGCCATGAGTACAATCCAACCCTATGTGAAGTACTTTCACTTGTTTCCTCCAGCGACCAGAGAGTCAGAAATGATCTGTGTGGCTCTATTGCACATATGCTCGGGCAAAAATTCGTCTTTAATGCGCTTTGCGTTTATTTCTCCCTGCTCTGCACATAGCTCCGGGGACTCGATAAAGCGACATATCATTTTTGATAGTCCGTCGGCATCACGCGAAGTGACCAAATATTCACAGCCTGCTGGCCCGACAGCATCTCGAATCCCCTGCACATCACTGCCAACAAACGGCAGTCCCACCGACATAGATTCAAGCACACTATTGGGCATGCCTTCTGATTCCGAACAAAGAATGCCGAGATTAACAGCACCCAACAATCCCGAAATATCACCCACAGGCCCGAGAAAGCGAACAGCACCATCCAAACCAAGTTCTCTGGTCAATGCTTTGGCTGTCTCTGCTGTGCCATCAAACCTGCCAGCGAATAGAAGCACCGGAGACTCATCTACACAGGCAGAGATATGATCAATTACTTGTCGCCATGCTCTGATCAGAGTGGCATGGTCTTTTGGCCAACGAAAGTTTGCAACCATACACGCGGTGAAAGCGCTTGGAGAAATCCCCAGCTTTTCGCGCCAACCAGTTTGGGTGATCAGTGGATCAGGCAATTGAATGCCATTATGAACAACAGATACACGCCGGTCTTCTGCACCAAGCACTTTTGTAAGAAAATCGGCACCACCCTGAGAATTGGCGATGAAACACGGCGTATTGCGCACTGAACACCACTCTAAAATCCTGTCTGCTCTCTCAGTGCCTTCATCACGCTGATTCCAGACACATGACTTTGCCCCTGTCCATCTCCAGGCAATCCCACACAACACATTGGGTGATACTGTATATGACAGCAACACATCTGGCTTTAGTTTACGCAGTCTGAAGGCAAAAACGAACGGCGCAATATAGCGTTTCCGTCTGCCGGTTTGAATCGATATAGGAATGATGCTCCACTCGATCCCAAGCTCTTCGCAAAGCCTTGCCCCGGCTCCAGGACTGTTGAACCCAACCACATGAACATTGGCACCAATCTCTTCTTTAAGATACCTGGCAAGCATAAGCGCCTGCCGCTCAGCACCGCCCATTTCCAACATTTCAAGGACGAATATAATCCTCTTGCCGTTGAGCACGCCTCGTAAGTATTCAGTTGTGGGTAGATTGCAACACATGTAGCGAAACCACAAAAATCATATCCGGTTGATTGGTAGTATCGATCTGCTGATTCCAACCAAATGGCGTAACCTACGTAATATACGCGAAACAGTTGAGCGTAAGTGCAGCATTATAGCGTTCTGATGCCTTTTTGCAGTACGGTATATGCGCCACTTTGCAATGACGGCGTCTCTCACGTCAAGCCACTGCCGGTCAGTTCTTCGGCAATCATCAAACAGTTCCGCCCAACCGGTAGGTTCTTCTCTGCAAATTAGAGACGTTATGGTGTCACGAAATTCTGCCGCACGGACATCTACACTATGACAGTTCTCAACCAAAGAGCGTCCATTGGCTGATATCCGATCTAGCTCGTCTGGATAACGAAGATAATGCTTGGCCACCTCAATAAAATTGTTCTCAGTCACAACAAGGTAATTTTCGCGATCGATAAACCCCAGATATTCCGCACCATAGGGTCTGTCACAGAGCATTACCGCTTTAGAAGCCATCGCTTCATATATTTTCTGGAACGCAATCCCATATATACCAGTACAAGAAGCGAATATCCTAGACTGGTTTAGAACCTTGGCATATGCTTCTCCAACCAAAGCCTCAGTAGAAGATATATAATCATAGCCAGGATGAGCGTTACTAAAGTACGTAATAGCCCGTTCATCTGCGAATGCCTTTGCCATTGCTGTTCTTAGTGGATAATATTTCTCTGCTAGCAGTCCGAGTAATGTAACATCATATAACTTTGGCAGCCCATAGTCTCTAAACAGTTCTGTGCTTATGCTGTGCGGCCACGGAACAAAGCGAACTGCCTCCTGAACCCGCTGGCTGAAAAACCGGTCGAAGACAGCCCGTGAACCAAACGGGGGACAGCAAGTCGAAAGTGCAAAGTCAAAACCATTACCCAAGAGTATATGGTCCCACTCATCTCGTGTACAACTCCAGAAATCTGTGATCCACATGATCTTAGGTAGCTTTGTATCTTTCAAGCCTCTAGGAAATACGGTCAGATCACCTTCAAGTCCGTACCTTCGGCAGTGTGCTTCATCAAAAGGCTCGCCAAGTAGACGACGTTCAGTAATGAAACAAAATACTGCATCCGGCAGACAGTCTCCAAAGCGTTCGCTTATTATCTCAGGTACATAATTGTTTGTATATTGGAAGCCAGGACCGTAAATGATGCTGCCAGGCATTAGATTCAGAATTTTTTGCTGGAGATGCCATAAATTCTGGAAAAACCACCCCGAAGAATTTATCCCCAGGAACAAGATACGAGGAACACTGAGGTTGGAAAGATTGTCTACCACAGCCCATCAACTGTCACTTTCTTAAGATTGTTCACAACACTACGAAAGATCAACTACATTAATTTTCGGTGCAACCCAACACAGCGGTGAATTTTCACCAGGTGTTCTAACGGGACACCTTTTCTCAACGTCAAAATACCCATAATGACCTTGAGTAAAAGGGTTTGTATATAAGCTATCAAACAATACGAACTGCACTTTGTAGCGCCCAGTAGAAATTTGCAAAGGATCAAGTTTGAAATTCAGCTCGTGAATGCCCTCAGACACAGAAACTTGCTGCGCCAGCCCAAGACATCGTATATCACGTTCATTGATGAGATTTACCAATAAGCGCATGTCATCTTTGACTGATGACCTTATAGTGGCCGAAAGCACCATCGGCGAGTCAGAATCAAAGCGTTTGCATGGAACACCGTTTTCGTCAAAGAGTTTGATGCTTTCCACAGCAACCTCATCTGTTCCATAACCAGCATATCTTTTGACTAGCTGCAAAGAATCGGGGTCACTACTAGAAGCACTCCACACATCATCCGAAACCGAATCCTGCAACATCAACAATTCATATTTCGCAATGGCCTCGGTCACATCACCCTCGTAAACAACCTGCCCTTTATTGAAAGCAATGCCTTTGTCTGCCACTCCCTCAACAGACTGCATATTATGGCTGACAAGTATGAAACTAGTACCGCTCTTCTTTAGTTCCATGAGGTGATTCAAACATTTACGCTGGAAACGTGCATCCCCAACCGCCAAAACCTCATCCACAAGGAGAATGTCAGGATTGCAGTGCGCCGCAACAGCAAAGCCCAACCTTACAAACATTCCACTCGAATAGTACTTCACTGGAGTATCAAGAAAATCACCAATGTCTGCAAAGTCAATTATCGAATCGAGTTGCTTGTCTACTTGCGATTTGGTCATTCCGAGAATAGCAGCATTGACATATATATTCTCTCTACCGCTGAGCATCGGATGGAAACCTGCTCCCACGGCAATCAGTGCTCCAATTCTGCCCTGCACTGTTATCTCACCTTTGTCAGGCCAAAATATTCCATTGATCATCTGCAAA encodes the following:
- a CDS encoding glycosyltransferase, which encodes MVDNLSNLSVPRILFLGINSSGWFFQNLWHLQQKILNLMPGSIIYGPGFQYTNNYVPEIISERFGDCLPDAVFCFITERRLLGEPFDEAHCRRYGLEGDLTVFPRGLKDTKLPKIMWITDFWSCTRDEWDHILLGNGFDFALSTCCPPFGSRAVFDRFFSQRVQEAVRFVPWPHSISTELFRDYGLPKLYDVTLLGLLAEKYYPLRTAMAKAFADERAITYFSNAHPGYDYISSTEALVGEAYAKVLNQSRIFASCTGIYGIAFQKIYEAMASKAVMLCDRPYGAEYLGFIDRENYLVVTENNFIEVAKHYLRYPDELDRISANGRSLVENCHSVDVRAAEFRDTITSLICREEPTGWAELFDDCRRTDRQWLDVRDAVIAKWRIYRTAKRHQNAIMLHLRSTVSRILRRLRHLVGISRSILPINRI
- a CDS encoding polysaccharide ABC transporter ATP-binding protein — protein: MSSDVVVRVDNVSKKFCKSVKKSMVYATFDITRNLLGISTRSGKLRSHEFWAVDGVSFELRQGESIGLVGPNGSGKTTTLQMINGIFWPDKGEITVQGRIGALIAVGAGFHPMLSGRENIYVNAAILGMTKSQVDKQLDSIIDFADIGDFLDTPVKYYSSGMFVRLGFAVAAHCNPDILLVDEVLAVGDARFQRKCLNHLMELKKSGTSFILVSHNMQSVEGVADKGIAFNKGQVVYEGDVTEAIAKYELLMLQDSVSDDVWSASSSDPDSLQLVKRYAGYGTDEVAVESIKLFDENGVPCKRFDSDSPMVLSATIRSSVKDDMRLLVNLINERDIRCLGLAQQVSVSEGIHELNFKLDPLQISTGRYKVQFVLFDSLYTNPFTQGHYGYFDVEKRCPVRTPGENSPLCWVAPKINVVDLS
- a CDS encoding glycosyltransferase family 4 protein; translated protein: MKVLHIGLDCTHGGAESFLATLIREQRKVGIEADVFFRNDFGAASQFQNVCRVMFVKHNLLVDVLLKEKYDIIHVTSHAASWVRKLLFCSLYRGPIVETSHAMGSCDDLLHADYVIAVSRAVANSIENKCTSKLEVIYNGIDTSIFFPPANKSIQKPILGWVGRSNDGVKDFAGLVAISLHSSARNFQVIVADGSPANHESGNWLPRSAQVNYRMPWTEMPNFYRSIAASGGFLLSTSRLEACPMNMIEAQACGCPVIAPSVGGIPEIVKHMQTGFIYSRDGGVEAIADGIDWLYQDYETVSENAINHVLENHTAAAMCNQYSAIYEDAIKSHRITGLTRFGRMMLRSAMPCVKHVYSAISH
- a CDS encoding glycosyltransferase — encoded protein: MCCNLPTTEYLRGVLNGKRIIFVLEMLEMGGAERQALMLARYLKEEIGANVHVVGFNSPGAGARLCEELGIEWSIIPISIQTGRRKRYIAPFVFAFRLRKLKPDVLLSYTVSPNVLCGIAWRWTGAKSCVWNQRDEGTERADRILEWCSVRNTPCFIANSQGGADFLTKVLGAEDRRVSVVHNGIQLPDPLITQTGWREKLGISPSAFTACMVANFRWPKDHATLIRAWRQVIDHISACVDESPVLLFAGRFDGTAETAKALTRELGLDGAVRFLGPVGDISGLLGAVNLGILCSESEGMPNSVLESMSVGLPFVGSDVQGIRDAVGPAGCEYLVTSRDADGLSKMICRFIESPELCAEQGEINAKRIKDEFLPEHMCNRATQIISDSLVAGGNK
- a CDS encoding DUF11 domain-containing protein translates to MIDYATKHAEVPVMIRHALVPVFLVSLLVFCCFGYCDGTRLDLLQGWSDFEAADIVTRWDSSYTGTSAYDYVTTWPGYSIPTANDTVAIGWERTSSEEIDPIGNKLTYKLVSSGINGSKCQYFGLKGPGIAGWCGLSAVAFKDQHGSSFFHDGDKVVFKIDQVKMSDYKSTNAKYWIRIRTATDQVVKYIDASETAKSVEASLTVTEGESRVIAEIFVYADLRNFSAQPGAYVDGAHVYVVRSGSSDYDMLSMSRYRSIKTAAMFWHPCRWNEFEAVQNYDYLIMADDSTLNYIQKIRSLNSSTKVYMYQTSDVIKTYGGAYDSYCCSSPLGYCYVVNKHPEWLYTNGIKSNVFVCSPVFTNSFYAKHYLATYQNQWVNNLMERIGSTNLDGIYIDNLEEVARDPSNTDVPITKPEIKAWDIQSFLHGTVPQLHSAGLQVIKNGCRQFLESGQGIIYMYPFWKPNNAYTESDGYTANSTTNTPNATFQEWAFFSPFTSSVARNNYDNIYWLQCLSDMDAVKNWNTATGEQALSSDQRKMLFVNVRGADSTNDPAYGLDGWLHFGLCSYLLAQNDWTVFSCGIVSSDAAYNYYADMDYSITQSLGDPTGAHTANLGDSYCRWRQYKANDSGGVGGIVVVNANTAAVRKFTVDFDAIDESGNLVPKGTKISLQPHTGRIFLQRQTLSVTLLVSNESVTPGQTVSVTVTYKNTGSAALKNVRVQVVVPDQMTYVAGSAEKTGGHYYSSTNTVVWTVSSILANGSGVRTFRAKVK
- a CDS encoding O-antigen ligase family protein, which produces MNIAHRVKNMLNGSKFNLLPKQSLPYLRRSAALVWRKFWRALIIISGLLLFVGAQLLLARGINNWSSYWYLIILAGVAILSIIIAAKNSAFMLATWLVLVPWTWYFPLKPHKYYLQFDLLIMALLTMIAIPKFLVYRQKIARPTITEILLILSVLWCNVWPLIRLGTGSAKPHAAILQLILVPGIIYFLAKVTLENEKQIKLMIGAICVIGLLWTVSGFYEHYTGYQWHSAITGNPVLLKWQDVARGRAVGPSDSQVAPGTVLCAGLLAFLHVMSFVKKKWILVCGYIVVACISIAVFFTYTRTSYGGYAVGLIVAFLISKGRRRQYSIMLTAIAIIALFTIPKLMLDPEFNVRMSDPENYYGRVAMTRTLINMIDDNFWLGIGDFRNENYTAVMEKYVSSWEHPRLGEDKKLAFPDNNYLLVFAVNGVFGFIFHFGAILAFIVAISRLRNELPTEGLLGHNLASVTLAYSAVVLIAMTVTQLQSQPYLYYLMFVMYAMVFRAKELQDTKQSQSADTVSVPALAEAAKQES